A window of Cyclopterus lumpus isolate fCycLum1 chromosome 10, fCycLum1.pri, whole genome shotgun sequence genomic DNA:
CGGGAAAAAGCAACAGCAACCctacaaacaaatgtattacatttaggGCTGCAATCAAGAGGTTATTTCCATTACATGTACAGAGCACATGTATATGTAGagaaagacacaacacaaatgtACGATAACAGGAATGTAATCCAGTTGTTTAGCACCATGTAGATCAAACTAATCAAAAAAACATTACCGCAGCCCGGGAATCTTACCTCATATCTGTCTTTAGAGGCGGCATAGTGCAGAGGGGTGCATCCGTTTTGATTAACTGAATTCAGCTGAGCTCCTTTGGATATCAGAGATCGCACAATGTCTTCTCTGCCAGCAGACGCTGCAATGTGAAGAGGGGTCCACAACGCCTGGGAAGAAACATATCACTATCCTCGTCAATTTACAAAAGAAAGGGAATTGGATTATTTGTAGGATTACCCCATAATGCACCTGTTCACATTATAGATTGCTGCATTTTTATCATTGCATACATATTAATTCTAACACTGAAATAGCCCTAATTGCATCCAATGTAATGTCAATACATATTACACGTGTAcacttaaaaataattaaatatataaactcTCTTTTTATGGATATTATCTATAAGGATGGATATTGTTTGTATGGATTGTTATATTACGTACATATTACGACTACATCATATAGCAGGGTCGCCTGTACCCCTCCACCACCTATAACAATAGTGCGTACGAACATTGAACATTTAAGCCTACATCGTCCTGCAGATTCACATCAACTCCCAGGTCAAGCAGAAACTCCACAATGTTGGCGTGTCCAGCAGAACAAGCCCAGTGCAGCGCGGTCCGTCCGTCCTGAAATGACAGAACGTCGTCGGTGAAAACTTGCAACACTTCACTGAGCATCTGTCATGAGGTCACAAACATGCATTCTCACCTGGTCTATTTTGCAGGCAAGCGATTTATCCGACAGAATGCACTCTTTTAGTTTCTCAAACTGTCCCGTGTAGGCAAAATGACAGACCTCCACGTTTGATACAGAGCCCTCCATtgttaataaatattttaaatgtcaaacaagTGTTAcggtagctaacgttagccaagtGGGGATACCCGGGTGTTGTTTCGTTTTATCGTTTGAACAAGGGGAATGACTCAGGAAATCATGATCTCTACTTCCGCATGGGTTATAGTaacccttcaaaataaaacactatcAGTGGCATCACGTGACAGTGAGACTGAATAACCCATGCCATTTCATTATTCGTTCGGTCATTATTCTGTTTGATTCACCTAAGAAATAGAAGACGTGGACAATCATTTAGAGACTTGGAACAAAGCTACCGGAAGCCTTCATAGGATTTGAACGAACGCGCAAGCTTTTTATTCTGGAAGGTAAATTGATGCCCGGAGGAAGTAATAGACGATGCAAAATGGCTGCCTTGCTAGCTAAACGTGCTAAATGAACAAGGGAGGAAAAGCCTAATGATTTAACATATGTCCTGCTCTCCTAACTAATAATAGTCAATATATTCTGTATTGTTCCGCCCCATTTTTCTGTTCTCATGGCGAACACGCTGGTGAGTTTAAATGCGATACGATTATGCTGAAATCCACCAGCTAACGCGTTGTTTTGCTAGCGAGCTAACGATAACGTTGGTTTCGAAAGTTTAACGTGAGCGTTAGTTCACTTTAAATGATCACTATTTAATAAGTGCTTTCCATTCTAGGATTTCAGGACCCATGTCGACCAGTCATGCAGGTATTCAGAAGAATTTGTCAACATCTATTACGACTGCATGGATAAGAAAAGGAGGGTGAGTGATGGTTTTGTTTTCTGGAAACATACATCATAACATTCGCAACGTTGCCTCAGTTATTCAGAATAATTTGTATGACCGCACTAGAGCTTCACGGAGACATCGGCGAAGCCAATGTTGCCGTCAGAGTTTAAGTTAACATATATATTGGTATTGCTTTAATGACACTGAAGTCCCAATCCATGTTTGCGATAACTAACAGTGTTTTCAGGTACATAATTTGGTCACCAGAGAGCAGTGTCTTCTTTACTTTTCAACAGATGTTATCAGATTATTCTGCATTGGCCTCCAGACTCGAGCCCACTGTTTACTGCATCtggttgttggtggtggtggtggtggtggtggtggtggtggtggtgttgttgttgttaacgaTCATCTGTGTCCCAGAACCTGACCCGACTCTACCTGGACAAGGCGACCTTGGTGTGGAACGGAAATGCAGTGTCGGGACAGGACGCTCTCAACGAGTTTTTTGAGTCGTTGCCCTCGAGCGAATTCCAACTTCAAACACTGGACTGTCAGCCAGTTCACGGTCAGTGGGTCAATTTCTGAACTGGAAAAACACTCTTGAATGTTTTTAAGAGTAGAGACTACGAGCGAGTGACGCGGAGCACACAAAACGCCATGCTTGTTAAAGACAAAGTCGAGATCTTTTGAATAGAGCGGTGTTCATCTTGTGATGTTGCACTAATCCTGCATCAATAAACCCcttttcttcattcattcacagaACAAGCAACCCAGGGTCAGACTACACTGCTGGTGGTGACTGGCGGGACAGTGAAGTTTGAAGGGAACAAACAGCGTTTCTTCAACCAGAACTTTCTCTTGACAGCTCAGGCGACACCCAACAATGACCAGCCTGTTTGGAAGATTGCGAGTGACTGTTTCCGATTTCAGGACTGGAATAACTGAGGCTCtctccacttaaaaaaaaataaataattgtatgaACACTCAACTGGTATGATATAGATCCAGTTTATTTAcgtttttgtaataaaataaaaatgtaatacaccacaaaatacaaaaagttgTTTATTCTGTAAATGTTGAACAAGGCATGTGATCATAATGGAGATAAATACACAGGTTCACCAAACTGTAAATCAACTGTTGACGTGTTTTTTATAAGTTGAAATGATGCAAATCTATCAACACGACAACACTTTGAAAAATACATAGAAAACAGACTCCACTTCAGATAACCCTTTTACCAAATTGTACATTAACCCAGGAACTGAAGTAACACACGCACAGTATTACGACACGTGCCGACTAGCTAATGCAAGTAAACATTTTAGCAATTGGTTAGTAGCCAAACATGCTTGCTCCTAAATAAGTACACCGTCCACAATAATTGACAAAACCTTTCTATACAAGTAAACCCGCTATTGTACAActtttatataataaaacattagcTTGTCTTCCTGAGTCATGTATGGTCACATTTTGGTCTCACCTCCCGAATAAATTGACACAATAGCAAAAAAGTATAAATGAAATATCACAAGAAAGTGTGGTGGATAAGCAGACGTGATCACGAGTGTTTAATTCCAAATGATCGGTGTACCTCAGAGTGTGGAGGTTTTTCTTCAAGTAAAACAACATGGCAGCAAAGCATTTGTCACAACGTGACCCGTTTGTTTTTAACTAGATGCCACTTACTTCTGCTCGACTacacaggtactgcagactaaAAGGCACAGTAACATTAGTACTCCAAATTGACACCAACAAAAAGCAATACAAGCCTCCCTGATGATTACAGTTCATATTTTCAATTGAATTAACAACAAAGCATCAGCAACACATGGGGAGGAACAGTGGTACTTTTCCTTTTAAATCAGCTACAAACTGAGGTCCAGCTGATTTAAGTGGATGGCAGTTATGTGCGGTAATAGTCTCGGCTCTTTTTCCTGGAATAAGAGTGGTCACTTGAGTGCAATCGAAACGtccacacaaataaatagaaagCAGGACACATGGATCAACAGCTACAACCATCTACAGCTTCTTTGTTCCAAGGCATTTTCATTTAGACGCCTTTGGTACGCAAAACGGCACACAAATCCATGTGGGTGCCACTGGGAGGATTATTTACAGTGGTTATGGTTACAATGGAGACGCTCAGGCGAAGGAGAGCGGCGTTATTTGCCCCCGTACATTCTCTCTATGTGGTGGAGATAGTGGTTCTTCAGCTCCTTCCTCTTCAGCTTGAACGCATCCGTGACGAGGCCCGTCTCGGGGGTCCACGGCTCCGGACTCAGATGCACCTTCACTGGAATCTCGAATCGTTGGAGTTTAACTAATTGGGGGAgaagtggagaggaagagaactgTGAAGCTCACTC
This region includes:
- the psmd10 gene encoding 26S proteasome non-ATPase regulatory subunit 10, whose protein sequence is MEGSVSNVEVCHFAYTGQFEKLKECILSDKSLACKIDQDGRTALHWACSAGHANIVEFLLDLGVDVNLQDDALWTPLHIAASAGREDIVRSLISKGAQLNSVNQNGCTPLHYAASKDRYEIALLLLEKGADPNVTDKYESTPLHRASTKGNFRLIQLLLKQSASTNIQDSQGNTPLHLACDEDRVEAAKVLVEHGASIYIENKEEKTPLQLAKGGLSNILRRIVEG
- the nxt2 gene encoding NTF2-related export protein 2 — translated: MANTLDFRTHVDQSCRYSEEFVNIYYDCMDKKRRNLTRLYLDKATLVWNGNAVSGQDALNEFFESLPSSEFQLQTLDCQPVHEQATQGQTTLLVVTGGTVKFEGNKQRFFNQNFLLTAQATPNNDQPVWKIASDCFRFQDWNN